From the Clostridium sp. Marseille-P299 genome, one window contains:
- a CDS encoding transglutaminase-like domain-containing protein: protein MNIKNIYKRHAYHIFLTFLLSLAGMSLLNSLILLGANEIHIVFLAIISITFLRIVDINKKRLILYVFILGVVATIFFISWLTKYSLLKGYQSYWKWLFKERFLEKNPSVDYQIFTICVLLIIIGIPIYLFVHSYILRVVTAVVFFFGLIIVSFLQYDVPKLFVVCLLTYVLLMLTEYSYQRLYKNRGQDFVGAMTYLIPIFLLVFISLLAIPTKKHPMEWRFVKYLWQSISDSTSELIANISVWMHPENADYSVLFSGYSEDGSLGGDVISSYEEVLRIKLSKKIEGGFYLQGNIKSYYANNEWGDVNGNFENTYQLKESQIDLLEFYCALAYNDLLAEETKMPSFIDYRTYIVEYDNIFTKSIFLPAKMIEVDINKNASYVKNANLKFKKLEGKETEYTVKSLELNLGSEELDKFFNQAKYNNLNISSIDHKEGELILKLVNKFDRSSSLTVDQIESVLLKYHSYVRQNYCNVPGNMPLRVKRLSEELTKNYSTDYEKCKAIEGYLQNLNYTLTPKILKDTDDAVDSLLFETKEGYCTHFATAFAMMARTIGIPTRYLQGFYVKESSKNESNAYIVKDLDAHAWPEAYIEGIGWIAFEPTPSYQEFRYTKWKEEESANKVTPTQISYKDFLSEEEFQEIEEMGGDMLELTQKEINPFGKLIFVGILIIIVICSVLYLIFKVYYNKRCYKKISGSTRILINMVQILYILEKIGYLPLKEETIFEFFNRIDCKHINQETLPDVLNTFIKVRYHEEVLDESSETLVREFKEDLLHKTHLELGFARYKLLCLYMLIANPYRDFSR, encoded by the coding sequence ATGAATATTAAAAATATCTATAAGCGTCATGCATATCACATTTTCTTAACATTTTTACTCAGTCTTGCTGGGATGTCATTATTAAATTCATTAATTTTGTTGGGGGCAAATGAAATTCATATTGTATTCCTAGCAATTATTAGTATTACATTCTTACGAATCGTAGATATAAATAAAAAGCGGCTAATATTATATGTCTTTATACTCGGTGTTGTTGCTACTATATTTTTTATTAGTTGGCTTACGAAATATTCGTTACTTAAAGGATATCAAAGTTATTGGAAGTGGCTATTTAAGGAACGGTTTCTAGAAAAGAACCCTAGTGTAGATTATCAAATATTCACTATTTGTGTATTGCTAATCATAATAGGAATTCCGATTTATCTATTTGTGCATAGCTATATTTTAAGAGTAGTCACGGCTGTTGTTTTCTTCTTTGGGCTAATTATAGTATCTTTCTTACAATATGATGTACCAAAGCTTTTTGTGGTATGTCTATTAACCTATGTTTTGCTTATGCTAACTGAATATAGTTATCAACGTTTATATAAAAACCGGGGACAAGATTTCGTAGGTGCTATGACATATCTAATACCTATCTTTTTGTTGGTTTTCATTTCACTGCTGGCAATACCTACGAAAAAACACCCTATGGAATGGCGTTTTGTTAAATATCTTTGGCAAAGTATATCAGATTCAACCAGTGAACTTATTGCCAATATAAGTGTATGGATGCATCCAGAGAATGCAGATTATTCGGTTTTATTTTCAGGATATTCAGAAGATGGTTCTTTGGGGGGAGATGTAATTTCATCATATGAGGAGGTTCTTCGTATTAAACTTAGTAAAAAGATAGAGGGTGGATTTTATCTGCAAGGTAATATTAAGAGTTACTATGCAAACAATGAGTGGGGGGATGTTAATGGCAATTTTGAAAATACATATCAGTTAAAGGAATCACAAATTGATTTACTTGAATTTTATTGTGCATTGGCATATAACGATTTGCTAGCGGAAGAAACAAAGATGCCGTCCTTTATCGATTACCGTACCTATATAGTGGAGTATGATAATATTTTTACAAAATCAATCTTTCTACCAGCAAAAATGATTGAAGTGGATATAAATAAAAATGCGAGTTATGTAAAGAATGCTAATTTAAAGTTTAAGAAATTAGAGGGAAAGGAAACGGAATATACAGTGAAGTCTCTTGAACTTAATCTAGGTAGTGAAGAGCTAGATAAATTTTTTAATCAAGCAAAATATAATAATTTAAACATAAGCAGTATTGATCATAAAGAAGGTGAGTTAATTTTAAAATTAGTGAATAAGTTTGATAGATCTTCTTCTCTTACTGTGGATCAGATAGAATCAGTGCTTTTAAAGTATCATTCCTATGTTAGGCAGAATTATTGTAATGTACCAGGAAATATGCCCTTACGAGTGAAACGTTTAAGTGAGGAGTTAACAAAAAATTATAGTACTGACTATGAAAAGTGTAAGGCGATCGAAGGATATTTGCAAAATTTAAACTATACATTAACGCCTAAAATATTAAAAGATACGGATGATGCAGTGGATTCCTTGTTGTTTGAAACTAAGGAAGGGTATTGTACTCATTTTGCAACAGCATTTGCCATGATGGCAAGAACCATTGGGATTCCAACAAGATATTTGCAAGGTTTTTATGTTAAAGAAAGCTCAAAGAATGAGTCAAATGCATATATTGTAAAGGATTTAGATGCTCATGCTTGGCCAGAGGCATATATAGAAGGAATCGGATGGATCGCTTTTGAACCTACACCCTCTTATCAAGAGTTTCGATATACAAAGTGGAAGGAAGAAGAGAGTGCTAATAAAGTAACGCCTACACAAATTTCCTATAAAGATTTCTTATCCGAAGAGGAGTTTCAAGAAATCGAAGAAATGGGTGGTGATATGTTAGAACTAACCCAAAAGGAGATTAACCCGTTTGGTAAACTCATATTTGTTGGAATTCTGATTATTATAGTAATTTGTAGTGTACTTTATCTAATTTTCAAAGTTTATTACAATAAACGGTGTTATAAAAAGATAAGTGGTAGTACACGAATTTTAATTAATATGGTACAAATATTGTATATCCTTGAGAAAATAGGGTACCTACCATTGAAAGAAGAAACTATTTTTGAGTTTTTTAATCGTATTGACTGTAAGCATATAAATCAGGAAACATTGCCAGATGTTTTAAATACATTTATAAAGGTTCGTTATCATGAAGAAGTTTTAGATGAATCGTCTGAAACTCTTGTGCGAGAGTTTAAGGAGGATTTATTACATAAAACACACTTAGAATTGGGATTTGCACGATATAAGCTACTATGTCTATATATGTTAATCGCAAATCCATATAGAGATTTTAGTAGATAG
- the pyrB gene encoding aspartate carbamoyltransferase, producing the protein MKHIISPLDLSVEELANVLDLAEQIINDPKKYAECCHGKKLATLFYEPSTRTRLSFEAAMLNLGGSVLGFSSADSSSAAKGESVADTIRVVSSYADICAMRHPKEGAPYVASTYSSIPVINAGDGGHNHPTQTLTDLLTIKNLKGSLNNLTIGFCGDLKFGRTVHSLINAMVRYENVKFVLISPDELKIPAYLREEVLDRNNIAYKEVKVLEDVMPELDILYMTRVQKERFFNEEDYIRLKDSFILDAKKMELAKKDMLVLHPLPRVNEIATEVDDDPRAVYFKQAQYGVYARMALIMTLLGITV; encoded by the coding sequence ATGAAACACATTATTAGTCCACTTGATTTGTCTGTTGAAGAACTTGCTAACGTTCTTGATTTAGCTGAACAGATTATCAACGACCCAAAAAAGTATGCCGAATGCTGTCACGGTAAAAAATTAGCGACCTTATTTTACGAACCAAGTACCAGAACGAGATTAAGTTTTGAGGCTGCCATGCTGAATTTAGGTGGTAGTGTACTTGGTTTTTCTTCCGCTGATTCTTCCTCTGCTGCCAAGGGCGAAAGCGTAGCAGATACCATTCGAGTTGTTTCCAGTTATGCAGATATATGTGCAATGCGCCATCCAAAAGAAGGTGCTCCATATGTTGCTTCTACTTACTCTTCTATCCCAGTAATTAACGCTGGTGATGGTGGTCATAATCATCCAACCCAAACTCTCACGGATTTACTTACAATTAAAAATTTAAAAGGTAGTCTTAATAATCTTACCATCGGATTTTGTGGGGATCTTAAGTTTGGACGAACCGTTCATTCATTAATTAACGCTATGGTACGTTATGAGAACGTTAAATTTGTACTAATCTCTCCTGATGAATTAAAAATACCTGCATACCTAAGAGAAGAAGTATTAGATAGAAACAATATAGCTTATAAAGAAGTAAAAGTACTCGAAGATGTAATGCCAGAACTTGATATCCTATACATGACTAGAGTACAAAAAGAGCGTTTCTTTAATGAAGAAGATTATATAAGATTAAAAGATAGTTTTATCTTAGATGCCAAAAAGATGGAACTTGCTAAAAAAGATATGTTAGTACTACATCCACTTCCACGTGTGAATGAAATTGCTACTGAAGTTGATGATGACCCTCGTGCAGTATATTTTAAACAAGCCCAATATGGTGTATATGCTCGAATGGCATTGATTATGACTTTACTTGGTATCACAGTATAG
- a CDS encoding aspartate carbamoyltransferase regulatory subunit, with protein MLNIGGLNHGVVIDHIEAGSAMKIYEYLQLEKLDCSVAIIKNARSNKMGKKDIIKIEGPLVVDLDVLGVIDPNLTINIIDNGNIIEKRHLNLPELVTGIIKCKNPRCITSVEAIPHKFKLTDKNKCVYRCIYCEQAFKRN; from the coding sequence ATGTTAAACATTGGTGGATTAAATCATGGCGTTGTCATAGATCATATTGAAGCAGGAAGTGCTATGAAAATCTATGAATATCTTCAATTAGAAAAATTAGATTGTAGTGTCGCAATCATTAAAAATGCTAGAAGCAATAAGATGGGAAAGAAAGATATTATCAAAATTGAAGGACCTCTAGTAGTTGATCTAGACGTTCTTGGGGTGATTGATCCTAATTTAACAATAAATATTATTGACAATGGTAATATTATAGAAAAACGCCATTTAAACTTACCTGAATTAGTAACTGGTATTATAAAATGCAAAAATCCAAGATGCATCACTTCTGTAGAAGCAATTCCTCATAAATTTAAACTTACAGATAAGAATAAATGTGTCTACCGTTGTATCTACTGCGAACAAGCATTTAAGAGAAATTAA